One region of Paucibacter aquatile genomic DNA includes:
- the gshB gene encoding glutathione synthase — MKLLFVADPLESFKIHKDTTFVMMREALRRGHQIWACEPQDLVWRSGGRVVARQARAIALTGQTAPWFEVLATQELVLAETDAIVMRKDPPFDSEFFYATHLLGQAEREGARVFNKPAALRDHPEKLALMEFPQFCPTTLVTRSEAAIRAFHAEQGDIILKPLDGMGGMGIFRVGADGLNLGAIIETLNKDGAETVMVQRYLPAIKDGDKRVLVIGGKVVPFCLARIPQGGEVRGNLAAGGKGVAQPISARDREIAEAVGPLLAARGLLLVGLDVIGEHLTEVNVTSPTCFQEIFDQTGFDVAAMFIDALESALSAPAA; from the coding sequence ATGAAACTGCTGTTCGTTGCCGATCCCCTGGAGTCCTTCAAGATCCACAAGGACACGACCTTTGTGATGATGCGCGAGGCCTTGCGTCGTGGCCACCAGATCTGGGCTTGCGAGCCGCAGGATCTGGTCTGGCGTAGCGGCGGCCGCGTGGTGGCGCGCCAGGCGCGCGCGATTGCGCTGACCGGCCAGACGGCGCCCTGGTTTGAGGTGCTGGCCACCCAGGAGTTGGTGCTGGCCGAGACCGACGCCATCGTCATGCGCAAGGACCCGCCGTTCGACAGCGAGTTCTTCTACGCCACCCATCTGCTGGGCCAGGCCGAGCGCGAGGGCGCGCGTGTCTTCAACAAGCCGGCCGCGCTGCGCGACCATCCCGAGAAGCTGGCGCTGATGGAGTTTCCGCAGTTCTGCCCGACCACCTTGGTCACGCGCAGCGAGGCGGCCATCCGCGCCTTCCATGCCGAGCAGGGCGACATCATCCTCAAGCCGCTCGACGGCATGGGCGGCATGGGCATCTTCCGCGTCGGTGCCGATGGCCTCAACCTGGGCGCGATCATCGAGACCTTGAACAAGGACGGCGCCGAGACCGTCATGGTTCAGCGTTATCTGCCTGCCATCAAGGACGGCGACAAGCGCGTGCTGGTGATCGGCGGCAAGGTCGTGCCCTTCTGCCTGGCGCGCATTCCGCAGGGCGGCGAGGTGCGCGGCAATCTGGCGGCGGGCGGCAAGGGCGTGGCCCAGCCCATCAGCGCGCGCGACCGCGAGATCGCTGAAGCCGTCGGCCCGCTGCTGGCGGCACGCGGCCTCTTGCTGGTGGGCCTGGATGTGATCGGTGAGCACCTGACCGAAGTCAATGTCACCAGCCCGACCTGCTTCCAGGAAATCTTCGACCAGACCGGCTTCGATGTGGCTGCCATGTTCATCGACGCGCTGGAGAGCGCGCTGTCAGCGCCTGCGGCCTGA
- a CDS encoding benzoate/H(+) symporter BenE family transporter has product MQTKNDWFRDLSLSTAVAGFVAVLVGFTSSVAIVFQAAQALGATPAQTSSWMWALGLGMGLTSLGLSWWSRQPILTAWSTPGAALLAATSGLSMPEAVGAFLFCAALILLFGLTGWFERLMDRIPLAVAAALLAGVLARFGLDAVLTVKSAPELVLVMAAAYLLGRRFWARYAVPGVLLAGVAVAAVQGRLHLDAVEWAWAAPVWTAPQFSLAALVGVGLPLFLVTMASQNLPGVAAQRAAGYRTPVSASIAATGAASLLLAPFGGYALNLAAITAAICMGREAHEDPARRYTAAMAAGLFYIALGLAGGAVVGLLVAFPRELVAAVAGLALLGTIAGGLHSALAEPEHRDAAMLTFLVTLSGLSLLGIGAAFWGVVAGSAALAVQKLRKT; this is encoded by the coding sequence ATGCAGACAAAAAACGACTGGTTCCGGGATCTTTCCCTGTCCACGGCGGTGGCCGGTTTTGTGGCCGTGCTGGTGGGCTTCACCAGCTCGGTGGCCATCGTCTTTCAGGCCGCGCAAGCGCTTGGCGCGACCCCGGCCCAGACAAGCTCCTGGATGTGGGCCCTGGGCCTGGGCATGGGGCTGACCAGCCTGGGCTTGTCCTGGTGGTCGCGCCAGCCCATCCTGACCGCCTGGTCCACGCCCGGCGCGGCCTTGCTGGCCGCCACCTCGGGCCTGAGCATGCCGGAGGCAGTGGGGGCGTTCCTGTTCTGCGCCGCGCTGATCCTGCTCTTCGGCCTGACCGGCTGGTTCGAGCGCCTGATGGACCGCATCCCCTTGGCCGTAGCTGCGGCCTTGCTGGCGGGTGTGCTGGCTCGCTTCGGGCTCGATGCGGTGCTGACGGTCAAGAGCGCGCCCGAGCTGGTGCTGGTCATGGCCGCGGCCTATCTGCTGGGCCGGCGTTTCTGGGCTCGCTACGCCGTGCCGGGCGTGCTGCTGGCCGGCGTGGCCGTGGCGGCGGTGCAGGGGCGCTTGCACCTGGATGCCGTCGAATGGGCCTGGGCCGCGCCGGTCTGGACCGCGCCGCAGTTCAGTCTTGCCGCCCTGGTGGGCGTGGGCCTGCCGCTGTTCCTGGTGACCATGGCTTCGCAGAATCTGCCCGGCGTGGCGGCGCAGCGCGCAGCGGGCTACCGCACGCCGGTGTCGGCCAGCATTGCGGCCACCGGCGCAGCCAGCCTGCTGCTGGCGCCGTTTGGCGGCTATGCGCTCAATCTGGCCGCCATCACCGCCGCCATCTGCATGGGCCGCGAGGCCCATGAAGACCCGGCCCGGCGCTACACCGCGGCCATGGCGGCCGGCCTGTTCTACATCGCCCTGGGCCTGGCGGGCGGCGCCGTCGTCGGGCTGCTGGTGGCCTTTCCGCGTGAGCTGGTGGCAGCCGTGGCCGGCCTGGCCTTGCTGGGCACGATTGCAGGCGGCCTGCACAGCGCCCTGGCCGAGCCGGAGCACCGCGATGCGGCCATGCTGACCTTTCTCGTCACGCTCTCGGGCCTGAGCCTGCTGGGCATTGGCGCGGCCTTCTGGGGTGTGGTGGCCGGCTCGGCCGCTCTCGCCGTGCAGAAGCTGCGCAAGACCTGA
- a CDS encoding potassium transporter Kup, with product MSSSNTARSPSALAGLTLGALGVVYGDIGTSPLYALKEVFHGGHVATTHDNILGVLSLLFWTMTIIVSLKYVLLILRADNNGEGGLIAMLALATNAVNSSPRLRRVLMLVGLFGTAIFYGDAVITPAMTVLGAVEGIDVYAPQLHDAILPMTLLVLAGLFAVQRFGTGGIGKAFGPVMLLWFAALALLGLPHVIANPHVLVAVNPAYAVAFCLEYKWVAFVALGAVVLVVTGGEALYADLGHFGKKPIRIAWYGIVMPSLVINYFGQGAMLLVEPEAVKNPFFNLAPAWAEIPLFILATCAAVVASQALITAAFSVTKQAVQLGILPRMRILHTSVRDTGQIYVPFVNWGLFVFIVLAVVLFGSSSKLAGAYGIAVTIDMTITTVMTFFVIRYGWKYPLPLCLLATGFFFIIDVIFLGSNLLKLFAGGWFPLMIGIGMFTLMLTWKQGRRLLSSKLREDAIDLKSFLEAVFLSPPQRVEGTAVFLSAEAGVTPNALLHNLKHNKVLHAQNLFVTVKHHEVPWVGFDKRVHVEPLGNACWAVSLHFGFKNEPDVPYALKMLEQNGVHLDEMETSYFLSRDIVIPTIGSGMALWREKLFASMHRNAAAAADFLHLPTNRIVELGSKVEI from the coding sequence GTGAGTTCTTCCAACACGGCCCGCTCGCCCTCCGCCTTGGCCGGCCTGACCCTCGGTGCTCTGGGGGTCGTCTACGGCGATATCGGCACCAGCCCGCTCTACGCGCTCAAAGAAGTTTTCCACGGCGGCCATGTGGCCACCACGCACGACAACATCCTCGGCGTGCTCTCGCTGCTGTTCTGGACGATGACCATCATCGTCTCGCTCAAATACGTGCTGCTGATCCTGCGCGCCGACAACAACGGCGAAGGCGGCCTGATTGCCATGTTGGCCCTGGCCACCAACGCGGTGAACAGCAGCCCGCGCCTGCGACGGGTGCTGATGTTGGTGGGTTTGTTCGGCACCGCCATCTTCTACGGCGATGCCGTGATCACACCGGCCATGACGGTGCTGGGTGCGGTGGAGGGCATCGATGTCTACGCGCCGCAGCTGCATGACGCCATCCTGCCCATGACCTTGCTGGTCTTGGCGGGCTTGTTCGCCGTGCAGCGCTTTGGCACCGGGGGCATCGGCAAGGCCTTCGGCCCGGTGATGCTGCTCTGGTTCGCCGCGCTGGCCCTGCTGGGCTTGCCCCATGTGATCGCCAACCCACATGTGCTGGTGGCGGTCAACCCGGCCTATGCGGTGGCCTTTTGCCTCGAGTACAAATGGGTGGCTTTCGTGGCCCTGGGCGCCGTGGTGCTGGTGGTGACGGGCGGCGAGGCGCTGTATGCCGACCTGGGCCATTTCGGCAAGAAGCCCATCCGCATCGCCTGGTACGGCATCGTCATGCCCTCGCTGGTGATCAACTACTTCGGCCAGGGCGCCATGCTGCTGGTTGAACCCGAGGCCGTGAAGAACCCCTTCTTCAACCTGGCTCCGGCCTGGGCCGAGATTCCGCTCTTCATCCTGGCCACCTGTGCTGCGGTGGTGGCCTCGCAGGCTCTGATCACGGCTGCTTTCTCGGTCACCAAGCAGGCGGTGCAGCTGGGCATCCTGCCGCGCATGCGCATCCTGCACACCTCCGTGCGTGACACCGGCCAGATCTACGTGCCCTTCGTCAACTGGGGCCTGTTCGTCTTCATCGTGCTGGCGGTGGTGCTGTTCGGTTCGTCCAGCAAGCTGGCCGGTGCCTACGGCATCGCGGTGACCATCGACATGACCATCACCACGGTCATGACCTTCTTCGTCATCCGCTACGGCTGGAAGTACCCGCTGCCGCTGTGCCTGCTGGCCACCGGTTTCTTCTTCATCATCGATGTGATCTTCCTCGGCTCCAACCTGCTCAAGTTGTTCGCCGGTGGCTGGTTCCCGCTGATGATCGGCATCGGCATGTTCACGCTGATGCTGACCTGGAAGCAGGGCCGACGCCTGCTCAGCAGCAAGCTGCGCGAGGACGCGATCGACCTCAAGAGCTTTCTGGAGGCCGTGTTCCTCAGCCCGCCACAGCGTGTCGAAGGCACGGCGGTGTTCCTGTCCGCCGAGGCCGGTGTGACACCCAATGCCTTGCTGCACAACCTCAAGCACAACAAGGTGCTGCATGCGCAGAACCTGTTCGTCACGGTCAAGCACCACGAGGTGCCTTGGGTGGGCTTCGACAAGCGGGTCCATGTGGAGCCGCTGGGCAATGCCTGCTGGGCCGTCAGCCTGCACTTCGGTTTCAAGAACGAGCCCGATGTGCCCTATGCGCTGAAGATGCTGGAGCAGAACGGCGTGCACCTCGACGAGATGGAGACCAGCTACTTCCTCTCACGCGATATCGTCATCCCGACGATCGGCAGCGGCATGGCGCTGTGGCGCGAAAAGCTGTTCGCCAGCATGCACCGCAATGCAGCCGCCGCGGCCGACTTCCTGCACCTGCCGACCAACCGCATCGTCGAGTTGGGCTCCAAGGTCGAGATCTGA
- a CDS encoding S9 family peptidase has translation MGLHFKTRSCFAALLWLALGCLAPATARPLLPPPGLQADGLPALERVQAATRAEAPVLRFLGWHPQRREMLVLASAGGSQQLHRLAEPGARPQPLTGGRERVDSAQWEPQRGEYLVFSRDRGGDEAFRLYRLQPTDSRRDALAEPLALTPDGARVSAFQFLPQGQGLVYVLDPLDGRRSPAPKASVDAEGDEVSESTPSPSAQPSSARSQLFWMDPLRPESARLLGDSVGGRYTDLRVSTAGTVVALHTRQGRSQTLRFDLEAAVPPGGQALGAPGGAELREDDVLLQRQALGGDFRQLVLLRLNSGQRQAVKLPALAGDLEALAVPPPGSAMPLALVHNQAGVSVLRLARPGSEPPLQRMAAELPAGVIQGPQWHPRLPLLAFNHSSASSPGRILSWSQEDAGVQAWSGREAEPEAGVWLPEYAPLRWQSFDGLEISGLHVAPPPQFKGPRPVLISIHGGPSSQARPTHLSGSLRYLVETLGMHLILPNVRGSEGFGQRFLKLDNGRQREDAVRDISALLDLIAARPEMDARRVIVSGGSYGGYMSLAVATRESARIAGSICRVGIANFVSFLENTESYRRDNRRAEYGDERDPDMRAFLQRISPLSRAAAVRKPLFIIHGRNDPRVPYGEATQMVAAVRAAGTPVWFLTAEDEGHSFSRAENRDYLFSATVAFVQQALAAVPPDAEPDAQSVAADADVSSPLTQRSKAGAK, from the coding sequence ATGGGGCTGCATTTCAAAACCCGGTCTTGTTTCGCCGCTTTGCTGTGGTTGGCCTTGGGCTGTCTGGCCCCGGCCACGGCCCGACCCTTGTTGCCGCCGCCCGGCCTGCAGGCCGATGGGCTGCCAGCCTTGGAGCGTGTGCAGGCAGCGACCCGCGCCGAGGCGCCGGTGCTGCGCTTTCTCGGCTGGCACCCGCAGCGGCGCGAGATGCTGGTGCTGGCCAGCGCCGGCGGCAGCCAGCAGTTGCACCGGCTGGCCGAGCCCGGCGCGCGCCCGCAGCCGCTGACCGGCGGCCGCGAGCGGGTGGACAGCGCGCAGTGGGAGCCGCAGCGCGGCGAGTACCTGGTGTTCAGCCGCGATCGTGGGGGCGATGAGGCCTTCCGGCTCTACCGCCTGCAGCCCACCGATTCCAGGCGGGACGCACTCGCCGAGCCTCTGGCGCTGACGCCAGACGGCGCGCGCGTCAGCGCTTTTCAGTTCCTGCCGCAAGGGCAGGGCTTGGTCTATGTGCTGGACCCGCTCGATGGCCGCCGCAGCCCGGCGCCGAAGGCGAGTGTGGACGCCGAGGGTGATGAGGTGTCGGAGTCGACCCCCTCGCCGTCGGCGCAACCCAGCAGCGCCCGCAGCCAGCTGTTCTGGATGGACCCGCTGCGGCCCGAGAGCGCGCGCCTGCTCGGCGACAGCGTCGGTGGCCGCTACACCGATCTGCGCGTCAGCACCGCCGGCACGGTGGTGGCCCTGCACACCCGCCAGGGGCGCAGCCAGACCCTGCGCTTCGATCTGGAAGCCGCCGTCCCGCCCGGCGGCCAGGCCCTGGGCGCCCCTGGCGGCGCCGAGCTGCGCGAAGACGATGTGCTCTTGCAGCGCCAGGCTTTGGGTGGCGACTTTCGCCAGCTGGTGCTGTTGCGTCTGAACAGCGGCCAGCGCCAGGCGGTGAAGCTGCCCGCCTTGGCCGGCGATCTGGAAGCCCTGGCCGTGCCGCCGCCGGGCAGCGCCATGCCTCTGGCCCTGGTGCACAACCAGGCGGGCGTGTCGGTGCTGCGTCTGGCGCGGCCGGGCAGCGAGCCGCCGCTGCAGCGGATGGCGGCCGAGCTGCCGGCCGGCGTGATTCAGGGCCCGCAGTGGCACCCGCGCCTGCCCTTGCTGGCTTTCAACCACAGCTCTGCGAGCAGCCCGGGGCGCATCCTCAGCTGGTCGCAGGAGGACGCTGGCGTGCAGGCCTGGTCGGGCCGCGAGGCCGAACCAGAGGCCGGGGTGTGGTTGCCCGAATACGCCCCGCTGCGCTGGCAGAGCTTTGACGGCCTGGAGATCAGTGGCCTGCACGTCGCACCGCCGCCTCAATTCAAAGGCCCGCGGCCGGTGCTGATCAGCATCCATGGCGGTCCCAGCTCGCAGGCGCGGCCCACGCACCTGTCGGGCAGCCTGCGCTACCTGGTCGAGACCCTGGGCATGCACCTGATCCTGCCCAATGTGCGGGGCTCCGAGGGCTTTGGCCAGCGCTTTCTCAAGCTCGACAACGGCCGCCAGCGTGAGGATGCCGTGCGTGACATCAGCGCCTTGCTGGACCTGATCGCCGCCCGGCCCGAGATGGATGCGCGGCGCGTCATCGTCTCGGGCGGCAGCTATGGCGGCTATATGTCGCTGGCGGTGGCCACGCGCGAGTCGGCCCGCATTGCCGGCAGCATCTGCCGCGTCGGCATCGCCAACTTCGTCTCTTTTCTCGAGAACACCGAGAGCTATCGGCGCGACAACCGCCGCGCCGAGTACGGCGACGAGCGCGACCCGGATATGCGCGCTTTTCTGCAGCGCATCTCGCCCTTGAGCCGAGCGGCGGCGGTGCGCAAGCCGCTGTTCATCATCCACGGCCGCAACGATCCGCGCGTGCCCTACGGCGAGGCCACGCAGATGGTGGCGGCGGTGCGGGCGGCCGGCACCCCGGTCTGGTTCCTGACGGCCGAGGATGAGGGCCACAGCTTCAGCCGGGCCGAGAACCGCGACTATCTGTTCAGCGCCACCGTGGCCTTTGTGCAGCAGGCGCTGGCGGCGGTGCCGCCTGATGCCGAGCCCGATGCCCAGTCTGTGGCAGCCGATGCCGATGTTTCATCACCTTTGACGCAGCGCAGCAAAGCAGGCGCAAAATAG
- a CDS encoding PEP-CTERM sorting domain-containing protein: MNFRLLALSALLGLSSAASLAAPVTTVDFSDFSANTLRKAVKSVTEEGFTVSNDCANIKSGRKPLETCLMSDASGRGNKRNVFAYNVFNASTTTLAREDGHSFNFESIDLDEYLNLPSSVFSDYSIDFSFSYADGSHAKKTVQLDRRTGFQTFQLNERNLLNASWISSKSVYFDNLKTSNVPEPASLALTLLALGGLAYSRRNSKRA, from the coding sequence ATGAACTTTCGTCTTCTCGCCCTCAGTGCCCTGCTTGGCCTGAGCAGCGCCGCCAGCTTGGCTGCCCCAGTCACCACCGTCGATTTCAGCGACTTCAGCGCCAACACCTTGCGCAAGGCCGTCAAGTCCGTGACCGAAGAGGGTTTCACGGTCAGCAATGACTGCGCCAACATCAAGTCCGGCCGCAAGCCCCTGGAGACCTGCCTGATGAGCGACGCATCGGGCCGTGGCAACAAGCGCAATGTGTTCGCCTACAACGTCTTCAACGCCAGCACCACCACCCTGGCCCGCGAAGACGGCCACAGCTTCAACTTCGAAAGCATCGATCTGGATGAATACCTGAACCTGCCAAGCTCGGTGTTCAGCGACTATTCGATCGACTTCAGCTTCAGCTACGCCGACGGCAGCCACGCGAAGAAAACCGTCCAGCTGGACCGCCGGACCGGCTTCCAGACCTTCCAGCTGAATGAGCGCAATCTGCTCAACGCCAGCTGGATCTCGTCCAAGAGCGTCTACTTCGACAACCTGAAGACCAGCAACGTCCCCGAGCCCGCCTCCCTGGCCCTGACCCTGCTGGCCCTCGGCGGCCTGGCATACAGCCGCCGCAACAGCAAGCGCGCTTGA
- a CDS encoding class II glutamine amidotransferase, whose protein sequence is MCRFLAYLGDTIFLDELVCKPQHSLVRQSLRADQAKAVTNGDGFGIGWYGERQTPGVYREVMPAWSDENLLALCANVRSHLFFAHVRAATGTGIARQNCHPFHYGPYLFMHNGQIGGYGQIRRAMEARLPDHLYAQRKGATDSELLFLLIIARMEMGESVPDAVNQVLNETLAMMQVLQIHEPLRFAAALADGEQVHAFRFSSDKRAPTLYMREASEAEGGRGLVVASEPLADEQQGWELIPQGMVLRLGREGFSRLALG, encoded by the coding sequence ATGTGCCGTTTTCTTGCCTACCTCGGTGACACGATCTTTCTCGACGAGCTGGTGTGCAAGCCCCAGCACTCCCTGGTGCGGCAGTCCTTGCGCGCCGATCAGGCCAAGGCGGTGACCAATGGCGACGGCTTCGGCATCGGCTGGTATGGCGAGCGCCAGACCCCGGGCGTCTACCGCGAGGTGATGCCGGCCTGGTCGGACGAGAACCTGCTGGCCCTGTGCGCCAATGTGCGCTCCCACCTGTTCTTCGCCCATGTGCGGGCCGCCACCGGCACCGGCATCGCGCGGCAGAACTGCCACCCGTTTCACTACGGGCCTTACCTCTTCATGCACAACGGCCAGATCGGCGGCTATGGCCAGATCCGCCGCGCGATGGAAGCGCGATTGCCCGACCACCTCTACGCCCAGCGCAAGGGCGCCACCGATTCGGAGCTGCTGTTCCTGCTCATCATCGCCCGCATGGAGATGGGCGAATCGGTGCCCGATGCGGTCAACCAGGTGCTCAACGAAACCCTGGCCATGATGCAGGTGCTGCAGATCCACGAGCCCCTGCGTTTTGCCGCCGCCCTGGCCGATGGCGAGCAGGTGCATGCCTTCCGCTTCTCCAGCGACAAGCGCGCGCCCACGCTCTATATGCGCGAAGCGAGCGAGGCTGAGGGCGGACGCGGCCTGGTCGTGGCCTCCGAGCCCCTGGCCGACGAGCAGCAGGGCTGGGAGCTGATTCCCCAGGGCATGGTGCTGCGCCTGGGGCGCGAGGGTTTCAGCCGGCTGGCGCTGGGCTGA
- a CDS encoding TonB-dependent receptor plug domain-containing protein, with product MQQQRHHLIALAVFSLAASVQAQSSATASAPVASTEKLERIEVTGSSIKRVDKETASPVQILSAEDIARSGASSVADLMRLLPAVTGGGQVDSTSTSFSEGVATVSMRGLGSASTLTLINGRRMAATATANPNAGQSTLYNLNNIPLAAIERVEVLKDGASAVYGSDAIAGVVNFILKKEYQGLEGKLSTSGATSGGFTSSTASLFGGFGDLVQQRFNVMVGLDLSRRGETPVSRLDGISYEEWQLASTSATTGLPGDIYRPDSAITFAPNFWRETGVGTGAYNTTTPLVPKSCPAPSQLSTTILANGAPACAMDTSIYERFTDPSKSAKLFARGNFWISEDLSASVEAAFSRIENSYVSSSGFATLGSGLSEWFDPKGNRRTFRHVMAANHPDNPLFQADPNNKLRVLTSARLGDIPRDSRVNQDDVRLVLDLSGSHFGWDWNGGGLYNKSKREEVETGMIHSLKAQAALDKYRFGGQNSPELLAQISPTSTNTGETKVSILNFKGSREIGRLAGGMAGLALGLEHRRESISMIPDADLDAGNFVGRGGSKANGSRQVSSAFAEVVAPVLQSLSLEAAVRVDKYSDFGNSTTPKLGFKWTPMKTFAVRGTAASGFRAPSLSQMSESSVTSFQSIGTWRDALRCPLGTDGLPAKIPGATGYDSQLANECNRNASSGNSRTIAAFIVANPALRPETSRSYTLGLVFAPFDSLNGTFDVYQITRKNEVDRLSSSDVLQRLYENGDLSYANDVIRSADSTTALKDAQGKVIPGTERIALVKRKYLNLGQTQVRGADLELTHRATFENGGRLNSSLFLGYVHSYRFQRDKGLPMVDINDSMADDLPKYKARVNASYKLDKVTVTAAVNYLHSMGLPRYNTLTGVRDTCNPSYAASANQMAALGGDCRVASLTTLDLGMGVQLTKGLNVRATVLNVFDKKAPYSPTFDLYGWDKGQHSAAGQSLSLSASYSFK from the coding sequence GTGCAACAGCAGCGTCATCACCTCATTGCCCTGGCCGTTTTCAGTTTGGCCGCGTCCGTTCAAGCCCAAAGCTCTGCCACAGCAAGCGCGCCTGTGGCCTCGACTGAAAAGCTGGAGCGCATTGAAGTGACGGGCTCGTCGATCAAGCGGGTTGATAAGGAAACCGCCTCGCCAGTTCAAATCCTGAGTGCTGAAGACATTGCGCGATCGGGTGCCTCCAGCGTCGCCGACCTGATGCGTTTGCTGCCTGCCGTGACAGGTGGCGGCCAGGTGGATTCGACGTCCACCAGTTTTTCTGAAGGCGTGGCGACTGTCTCCATGCGCGGCTTGGGTTCCGCGTCGACGCTGACCTTGATCAACGGCCGCCGCATGGCTGCCACGGCAACCGCCAATCCCAACGCCGGGCAGTCGACGCTTTACAACCTGAACAACATCCCCTTGGCCGCGATCGAGCGGGTTGAGGTGCTCAAAGATGGCGCCTCGGCTGTCTATGGCTCGGATGCCATCGCAGGCGTGGTCAATTTCATCCTGAAGAAGGAGTACCAGGGCCTGGAAGGCAAGCTGAGCACTTCGGGTGCCACGTCCGGAGGGTTCACGTCCTCCACCGCCAGCTTGTTTGGTGGTTTTGGGGATCTGGTGCAGCAGCGATTCAACGTGATGGTTGGGCTGGACCTGTCCCGCCGCGGTGAAACCCCTGTCAGCCGTTTGGATGGCATTTCGTACGAGGAGTGGCAACTCGCTTCGACCTCGGCCACCACAGGCTTGCCGGGTGACATCTATCGTCCGGACAGCGCCATCACATTCGCCCCCAACTTCTGGCGGGAAACCGGGGTCGGGACCGGCGCATACAACACCACGACGCCTCTCGTGCCCAAGTCTTGCCCGGCCCCTTCTCAGCTCAGCACCACGATTCTGGCCAACGGGGCGCCAGCCTGCGCCATGGACACCAGCATCTACGAGCGCTTCACTGATCCGTCCAAGAGCGCCAAGCTGTTTGCTCGCGGCAACTTCTGGATTTCCGAGGACCTCAGCGCTTCGGTCGAAGCCGCTTTCTCTCGGATCGAAAACTCATACGTCAGCTCATCGGGCTTCGCCACCTTGGGTTCGGGCCTGAGCGAATGGTTCGATCCCAAGGGCAACCGCCGTACCTTCCGCCATGTGATGGCGGCCAATCACCCGGACAACCCTTTGTTCCAGGCTGATCCGAACAACAAGCTGCGCGTGCTGACCAGTGCGCGGCTGGGCGACATTCCGCGCGACAGCCGCGTGAATCAAGACGATGTGCGTTTGGTGCTGGACCTCAGTGGCAGCCACTTCGGCTGGGATTGGAACGGCGGAGGCCTGTACAACAAGTCCAAGCGGGAGGAGGTGGAAACCGGCATGATCCATTCGCTGAAGGCTCAGGCTGCTTTGGACAAGTACCGCTTTGGCGGACAAAACAGCCCGGAGCTACTGGCTCAGATCAGCCCGACATCGACCAACACTGGCGAGACCAAAGTTTCGATCCTGAACTTCAAGGGCAGCCGTGAGATCGGGCGCCTGGCTGGTGGCATGGCAGGCCTGGCCTTGGGTCTGGAACATCGTCGCGAGAGCATTTCCATGATCCCCGATGCCGACCTGGATGCCGGCAACTTTGTCGGCCGGGGCGGCTCCAAGGCGAATGGTTCCCGTCAGGTCTCGTCGGCCTTTGCCGAGGTTGTGGCCCCGGTTCTTCAGTCTCTGTCCTTGGAAGCGGCCGTTCGTGTCGACAAGTACAGCGACTTTGGCAACTCGACGACACCGAAGCTGGGTTTCAAGTGGACGCCCATGAAGACCTTCGCCGTCCGCGGTACGGCGGCTTCGGGTTTTCGTGCGCCCAGCTTGAGTCAGATGTCCGAGTCTTCGGTCACGAGCTTCCAGTCCATCGGAACCTGGCGTGACGCGTTGCGCTGCCCGCTGGGCACTGATGGCCTGCCTGCCAAGATTCCTGGCGCTACCGGCTATGACTCCCAACTGGCAAATGAATGCAATCGCAATGCGAGCAGCGGCAACTCGCGCACGATTGCGGCCTTTATTGTGGCCAACCCGGCACTTCGCCCCGAGACATCACGCAGCTACACACTCGGTTTGGTGTTCGCTCCGTTCGATTCTCTCAACGGCACCTTTGATGTGTACCAGATCACTCGCAAGAACGAGGTGGATCGCCTGAGTTCCAGCGATGTGCTGCAGCGACTGTATGAAAACGGTGATCTCAGCTACGCCAACGATGTGATCCGCAGCGCCGATTCAACGACGGCCTTGAAAGATGCGCAAGGCAAGGTCATTCCCGGAACCGAGCGCATTGCCCTCGTCAAGCGCAAGTACCTGAATCTGGGTCAAACCCAGGTGCGAGGCGCCGATCTTGAGCTGACACATCGAGCCACGTTCGAGAACGGCGGGCGCTTGAATTCGAGCTTGTTCCTGGGCTATGTGCACAGCTATCGTTTCCAGCGGGACAAGGGTCTGCCGATGGTCGACATCAACGATTCCATGGCTGATGATCTGCCGAAGTACAAGGCGCGCGTCAACGCCAGCTACAAGCTGGACAAAGTGACGGTCACGGCCGCTGTGAACTATCTCCACAGCATGGGTCTGCCGCGCTACAACACCCTGACGGGCGTGCGTGACACCTGCAACCCAAGCTACGCAGCAAGTGCCAATCAGATGGCAGCCCTGGGTGGTGATTGCCGTGTCGCTTCCTTGACGACGCTGGACCTGGGCATGGGCGTGCAGCTGACGAAGGGCTTGAACGTGCGGGCCACGGTGCTCAATGTGTTCGACAAGAAGGCGCCTTACTCGCCCACCTTTGACCTGTATGGTTGGGACAAAGGTCAGCACAGCGCTGCGGGGCAGAGCCTTTCGCTGAGCGCGAGCTACAGCTTCAAGTAA